In Rutidosis leptorrhynchoides isolate AG116_Rl617_1_P2 chromosome 6, CSIRO_AGI_Rlap_v1, whole genome shotgun sequence, the DNA window GAAATtggtaatgattcttttaataaggTATACCTAGAGGAAAATCTCGCTTCTTATTGATAAAGATAGATTCGATAATTAATAAATTACAAAAAAAATTCCATATACAAGAAACAACTTAAAATTTTAATCGTCAAATTTAGTAACTTCAAGGGCATACGCCATTTTTACCCTTCTATTTTCTTCAAACCTAAGTATCTAAATCAAAAAGTTTATTGAAACCCAAAAAGTGGCCAACTTCGAAGATTGTAACGAGTTAATTGAACTCACGTAAAGGATCGCCATTttcaaaatattgaaatgattcccTTAAACCCTGTGAGCTGAAAGCACTGAACTTTATAGAGTTCCTATTTTGGGATGAAAGCTCAATTTTGATTGCAAAAGAGGGAAAATAAACGAACAAACTTAcccataaatataaatacaactttaaAGTTAATAAATTtatacaataataatatataaaataactcACAATGAAGCCTTGCCATGGAAGCTTTCCTCTAAGAAGAAATATTAACGTATACGCCAATGACTCAAGATCATCCCTTCTACTTCCTGTTCTCCCCAAATGGGCATGCACGCTTGCATAACGTACTGTTCCCCTGTAAAAAAAATACATTTGTAAGAAACGTAAAATATTATACCACTACAAATAATTACAACGTTTGGAACTAGGAAAAAATCACCACGAGGTACGAATATTACCTAAACACATCAGGCTTTTGGTCATAATCAACATGATTACCAGATGATGTGTCCCTCCATTTTGAAGCTAAAATACAAGAATTCAAGCCATCAAAACCTTAtcaaataatctatacataaagtgACCCTATAAAGACGATATGTACCTAACCCGAGATCAACCAAATACAGCTTTTTCTCATTAGGCGTCCCGGGTTGACCAAGCAAAAAGTTTTCAGGCTTTACGTCCCCATGAACAAAACTGAAAATAATAAACATTTTGCTCACATGTAAATAATAAATAGATGAAGTAACTATTTAACATTCAAAAAGTTTAAGTGTTGATACCCTCTTAAGTGAAGTTGCTCTAATATTGATAACGCCTCGACTGCTATGCACGCAACCATTTCTTCAGAGAGGCTGTctcaaaaaatataattaaaatacatACATACAACTAGAGACAAAATCATAATAAAAAGAAGATTTTGATTAATCACTTGCATTTGATTGCTAGAGTTCCAAACATCCCATAAACTCGGGCCTAATTTGTCCATAACCTAAATAAAAAAGATTGATCATGCATAAGCACCATTGTACCATCGCCACACAGAAAAAAGTAAGCTAATAAAGTAAGAAAACTCACAAGGATATAATAGTCTCCTTGCCGGCCTTTATGATGGACCATCGGAACACCGTAACATCCATTAAGCGTACTTCATGCAAAAATTCAAATGTTAATTACACGTTAGAAAATGTActtaattatatttctaattataagaGATGAACACCGTATACCTGTAAACTTGCCATTCATAAGGAGGACCATAACTACATCCCTTGCCGTTTCGATGTTCCAATTTTAATGCAACCTACACCCCAAAATGTCAATAACATAACACTAAACTCATCAAAATATCAACATATGATATGATTATATTTTGAGAAAAAAGGTGTACCTCAAGAGCATCGGGGCCCGTGATTCCTGAGCCACCGCTCACCCTTCTCCCTACATAAACTTGACCAAATCCTCCTTTACCAAGTTTTCGTTCTAGCTTGTATGCAGGAGAATTTCCAACTTGAACCTgaaatataaaattattattaaaactcaAAGAGCGTTTACCATACTATTTTGGGTGGGTTGCCCGTATAAGTAATACACTATAACCCATATTTGTTTTCAAACATGTAATTATAAATCAGCGTTTATGAGCCGATGTAAGGGTCCTGGTTACTTGTTTGAAGGTTATATCAGTTATTGCATTCATTATTTGATTATATAAGATAATAATATAAGCCCGTAAACTTTCATTTCGAAATCACATCATCCTATAATAAAGTCTAATGAAAGTATGTTCCATCTACAAACAATTTTCTCTAATGCCCTTTACTACTCCAACAATTTTCTCTAATTCAAGAATCAATATTTATCATCTTGAAGTCCCGCTTAGTCCCGGCTCATTAATGAAGTTTAATGCAAGTGTTCATTACTACTGTTACAAAAACAaagaaatattaaaattaaatataaactTGTGTGATTACCCTTTCGGGAAGCGGGCTCGTGCTTCCTTCATCCTCGGCATCAGCAGCCAATTTTTCAGCACTTTTACCAACAATTAACTGATTACAACCTCCGATCTCCAAATTCAGTGGTGCCCGACCGATTCCGCCACCAAACATATCAGGATTCTTATCTTGATCTGCTAGTCGAGTTCCCCGACCTCTGCCAGCTGGCCTCGGCATCGGATAAGGATATGCGGGGGCCGCAGGACTGGCAACAGGTGATTTAAGTGCCTGAGCTTTGCCTCGCCGGGTCCCACGACGAGTAGTCGGGGCTAAAAGAGCTGTATTATCTTCGACATTAGTAGCTTTTTTGGCTTGGCGAACTCCACGTCTCAAATCCGGCATCTTCTTCCATGCACAAATATATACCCTCCGGCCTCCACGAAAAATATACTATAGGACCTGATGattgaaaataaaattaaaaaaaataatattatattGCATAATTTCAAATAAAAACCACAAAATGTGTATACACTTTCAGATAAATATAACAACAAAACACCTTGATGTGTATACACTTTCAGATAAATATCACAAAATCAATATCAATAATCAAGATATTACCCAAATGTGTGCACACATTCATAGAAAGGTAAAAACTTTATAGTACCTATAAGCGTTGCTCAACCATAAATCTTTCGGCTTTTAATTCAACCGCCCATAAAAACTAAGTCAATAAAAGTTATGAGCTTCTTATGCATCATACCATCTATATACTAGTTGCAAATTTGCAACATATCCCATCATATACTTGAAATAAGAAGACGGTATGATGTTTTAAAGAAAATCAATATGTGTTTGCCCTAaaaacatctaaaaccttcccatcatcCTAAGTCTATAGTCACTTTAGTTTCAAAAGCAAGGTTTGATTAAGTTACACTTATAGCAAGTTTTTTAATCTTTTAATAAAATTGAAATATAGTGTAACATTGTGTTTAAAATATTCAAAATATCTAATATGAGAGAATACTTCCCATTCCAAGAATTTACCATATTATATGTAAAAACGGTACCGATTTTAAGAAAGACGTAACGCATCTAAGGCACACAACAAAAAGTTGAAGGGACACGAATATATGTAATCAAACCAATGAAATGTAGTTACTACATTTCATCAAAGAATCATGTACATACTTTTTGAGATATTCCTATTTGTGCTAGTTTCTTTTTATCCAATCCCGATTGTGAACTTAAAAATCATGAAACTTACACAAACATAATCACAAAATCTGCGATTTAAGACAATACAAACAGCGCAAACTGATAAAGTATATGAAATGTTGCAAGAGACTTTAGACAAAAACTGCCAATCACATTCGCCATTTTGCACTTATAGTTTTCATAGACCATCCAAAGTTGTTAATCCTAGCAGACTACACGGTTTTAACCGCATTAGCACATACTATAATTAACTGTTTGCAACAAAAGGCAAAAAAAAGACGGTTCAAAAAACAATTACTTATAAAATAACTAACCTTTAATCTGCTAAAAACAAAGTATTTGTGATATGACCAAATCCATCTTGAAATTATTCATCTCATAAACAATCAAAAAAGTAATTActtttttattaaattaataaaaataaaaatgatctaATCTAGAAAATCACACACTACAATACCCAAATTTTGATATCTTCTAAACATCGCTTTTAAATACAGTTTACAAACTCAAAACAATCAAGTTTAGATCAATCCATACATCATCAACAATGATCATCGGTATACACACAATTACATAACAAAAAGATCAAAATCCATAAAAAAAACATTCATCGAAATGCACAAATGGGTCAGATTCAAACATATACATAAACAGTACAATAAAAAAAATCCAAACTTTACAAAAAAGATTATACCTTTAAGTTAATAATCAAGTACCCAGATGATAAAATTGAAAAGGGTATCTTAATCTTGAACCGATTAGATTAAATCTCGATCAAAAAAAATTAATTTCTAAAAATTGATAAATAAATGAGGTCGGTAAGTCGATTAGGGGGTTTGCGGTGGATGTGTGTGTTGTGTGAGGGATATGGCGCATGAAAAGACGGTGTAAGGTACGTATGGGGCGTACGATAGCAACGTATGTATTACACACAccaatgtatgtatgtatgtgtgtaatgATATTGGTAATTGGTAGGAGCATTACCAACCATGACGTCTTTCTTCAGATTAACACACTGTCACATCAGCACCACATCAATATTTCCTTCTTCTTTTTTCAATCACTAACCTATCACATTTTACTCCCGACTATGACATACCCACTAAatcaattaataaaattaatttacAAATATTGATACAATATGTACAAATAAATCAAACACATTCTTCGTGATTCAAAAAGCCAAATATAGACGAAATGGTTGGCTAGTGGATATTGGCAATGGATTAACAAGAAGTTCCCATTGGTGTTAAAGTTTTGGCAATAAAATTGGCTAGCATTAACACTTCTGTTGGGAGTGCTCTAATGGTTGTGTTTATCAATGGCTATGCCTATTGGTGTGCTTGTGTGAATTCTCCCTTAAATTTTAATTAGGTCCTTGCACCTTCCACTTTCTTAATGCCAAATGGGCTCCTTTTCCTGCTTATGGCCCAATACCCACATTGATTATAGTAGTCTGACTCGACTCGATCCAACCCGACTGTTGGGTTTTCCTAGACCCGGCAAACAAGACCCATAGCCTCAAAAAAGGTTCCAATGGGCTTAACTAAAGACCCTAATGGGTCCAAGAACATCATAGAAATAAAAAGGAAGGGAGTCCAAAGTTTAAAGCCCACCAAAGCCCACCCTTTGTAAAAGATTTATGGGTCTAAGCTTAGACCCAATCGGGTCTTACTGTTTCCAATCTCGGGATTGAATCTCTACACGATTGCTGCTAAGAAACCCCAAACGATCTTCATCACAACTTTACACAATCAAAGTACCGACTTCCGAATTACTTCTAGCAAATTATTTACAATTAATGCGGTTAAAGTAACAGAAAATGCACTAACGATGGTTATTTAACGGGAACGTATCGGAATTTTTTACCGACATCGTGATCTAGGATTTATCTACGGAGAGTTCCAGAGACAAATTTGGGAATGAAATGGTAACGTCATTAGAATTACAGATTAAATTTTAATTTTGGTTTTatgattatttttttataataatttgtttcctatatatatatatatatatatatatatatatatatatatatatatatatatatatatatatatagtctagggatcaaatgagaactttttaacCCTGGGAACTTCAAATTAGAGCGAAAATAAAGGGCGTGCAAACAAAAaaggtgaaattcgaacaaaaataaaagggcgggcgaacaaaaaggtgaaattcgaacaattttgtgttctacattttttaaattcgaacaaaaaaattgtAGATTCGAAAAAAAATATGTAGAAcaagtgaaattcgaacaaaaaataaaataaaattcgaacaattttatgttctacatttttgtaattcgaacaaaaaaatgtagaaccaaACAAAAATTTAAGATTCATGAAAATCATGTTCTACAATTTTTTGTTCGACCAACTTTCATTTTTGTTCGCCCAccatttttttttgttcgaatttcagtatattttggagttctcagggttctcacaacAATGGAGTTCTCACTAGatactccatatatatatatatatatatatatatatatatatatatatatatatatatatatatatatatatacatatatatatatacatatatatatatatatatatacacatatataaatcGGTAAGTTTTTGTCCAAATGTCATTCACCACTTCATTTAAGGGCCATGTAGGAGAGAGAATTGTCTCACAAAAAAACCTATACATATACACTATTTGTTGCAATTTTTTTTACCTCACACCAAACCTATACATACAATACATACACCACATCACCATCCCACATGGTATTAGAAAATCTGATCCCACATGTCTAAGTGCATTGGGAAGGTACCATGACTTACTTTTTATGACACACCATGTGATCAAAGAGCA includes these proteins:
- the LOC139852767 gene encoding casein kinase 1-like protein HD16; translated protein: MPDLRRGVRQAKKATNVEDNTALLAPTTRRGTRRGKAQALKSPVASPAAPAYPYPMPRPAGRGRGTRLADQDKNPDMFGGGIGRAPLNLEIGGCNQLIVGKSAEKLAADAEDEGSTSPLPERVQVGNSPAYKLERKLGKGGFGQVYVGRRVSGGSGITGPDALEVALKLEHRNGKGCSYGPPYEWQVYSTLNGCYGVPMVHHKGRQGDYYILVMDKLGPSLWDVWNSSNQILSEEMVACIAVEALSILEQLHLRGFVHGDVKPENFLLGQPGTPNEKKLYLVDLGLASKWRDTSSGNHVDYDQKPDVFRGTVRYASVHAHLGRTGSRRDDLESLAYTLIFLLRGKLPWQGFIGENKGFLVCKKKMATSPDLLCYLCPLPFKQFLETVTNMKFDEEPNYLKLIRLFDNCLGSSPSLRPIRIDGALKVGQKRGRLLIDLEDDAQPRKKTRLGTPATQWISIYTSRTPMKQRYYYNVTDARLHQHIEKGKNDGLNISCVASSLNLWAIVMDAGTGFSSQVYELSPVFLHKEWIMEQWEKNYYITSLAGATNGSALVVMSKGTTYTQQSYKVSDVFPFKWINKKWKEGFLVTSMTTAGSRWGIVMSRDATYSNQVVELDFLYPSEGIHRRWENGYRITAAAATEDQAAFILSTSKKRSQDVTQETLRTSAFPSNHVKEKWSKNLYIASICYGRTVS